One window from the genome of Schistocerca piceifrons isolate TAMUIC-IGC-003096 chromosome 1, iqSchPice1.1, whole genome shotgun sequence encodes:
- the LOC124770613 gene encoding piggyBac transposable element-derived protein 2-like — protein MAFRRDRYLTNEEIEEMINSDAFYNAVSDDQDHIDITVCPPEADCMTDEEEGPDDVTGTVEVSYVPGAIELHYVASENNEETICKTSLPSTSQVSRSKSKKRRLTDEKSNWKKTPTVYTKLSQTSEHDISTKREELKEQLSSLNPKEMFEELMNENMYEFVVKETVRYAVNMKNMQNFILTVEEVKVFVGFLLFAGYHKLPAEKLYWSEDEDVGIPIIKTATSRNKYQKLKTLLHFQDNDLANENKHDRGFKIRPLLKMINESFQKFAMFEENLSIDEMIVKY, from the coding sequence ATGGCCTTCAGACGAGATAGATACCTCACtaacgaagaaatagaagaaatgataAACAGTGACGCATTCTATAATGCGGTGTCAGATGATCAGGACCATATTGATATCACCGTATGTCCTCCTGAAGCAGACTGTATGACCGACGAAGAAGAAGGTCCAGACGATGTTACTGGAACAGTGGAAGTCTCATATGTGCCAGGTGCTATTGAATTACATTATGTTGCATCAGAGAATAACGAAGAAACTATATGTAAAACTTCACTGCCAAGTACATCCCAAGTTTCCAGAAGTAAATCGAAGAAGAGACGTCTTACTGATGAGAAAAGCAATTGGAAAAAGACACCTACAGTTTATACAAAGCTGTCTCAAACTAGTGAGCATGACATCAGCACAAAGAGAGAGGAATTGAAGGAACAACTTTCTTCCTTGAATCCGAAGGAGATGTTTGAAGAACTGATGAACGAAAACATGTACGAGTTCGTAGTGAAAGAAACTGTGAGATATGCAGTAAATATGAAGAATATGCAGAATTTTATCCTCACAGTTGAAGAAGTGAAGGTCTTTGTCGGATTTCTTCTTTTTGCTGGCTACCATAAGCTCCCTGCTGAGAAGCTATACTGGtctgaagatgaagatgttggcatacCAATTATAAAGACAGCTACGTCAAGGAATAAAtatcagaagttgaaaacattgcttcattttcaagataatGACTTAGCCAATGAAAACAAACACGATCGCGGATTCAAAATTAGACCTCtcttgaaaatgataaatgaatcttttcaaaaatttgcaatGTTTGAAGAAAATTTGTCAATTGACGAAATGATAGTCAAATACTAG